The DNA window ATTTCCACCAGCGATTTTTCCGGCTCTTTTTTAGTTATTTCTTCAAAGGTGGATACTGTCATGAATCTTACGCCCGGCGATGTAGGTTTAAATTTTTTGATACCCACCAGTTATCCCTCCTTTTCCAATCTGCAGTCCAACCTTCTTGCAACATCGCTTTACCGCTGCTATTACAAGCTCTCAAAGAACTCAATTGGTTTGCTGTCCTTTTTCAGAGTGACTATAGCCTTTTTCCAATCAGGGCGCTTGCCTTCGTGGATTCCCATCCTCTTTTTCTTGCCCCTTACGTTCATCGTGTTTACTTTCTCTACCTTTACTCCAAAAATAGCTTCAACAGCGTTTTTAATTTCCGTCTTGTTTGCGTCGGGATGAACCACAAATGTGTATTTCCTTAGCTCTTTCATCGCCATGGATTTTTCAGTAATCCATGGGCGAATTATTATGTCATGCGGATCTTTACTCATGCGTACACCTCCTCTACCCGCTTTACCGCATCCATTGTCATTATGACCTTTTCATGGTTGAGGATGTCATAGACATTAAGTGTATTTGCCGTAGTGGTGGTTACACCCGGAATATTGCGGGCAGATTTGACCACGTTGATATCGGGAGTTGCCAGCACAATTAGCGACTTGGTGGTTGCATTGAGATTTGCCAAAACTTTTACCATCTCTTTCGTTTTTGGAATATCCATCGTCAATTGGTCTACAACTATAATTTCATTATCTCTCACTTTTGCACTCAAAGCTGATTTTAGTGCAAGCCTCTTTAACTTTTTAGGAAGGGTGTATTTATAAGATCTGGGCTTCGGTCCAAACACAATGCCGCCTTTTCTCCAGAGAGGTGACCTGATGCTTCCGTGTCTTGCCCGACCAGTACCCTTTTGCCTCCAGGGCTTGCGCCCGCCTCCTCTTACTTCTCCGCGAGTTTTTGTAGAGGCAGTGCCGACCCTCTGATTTGCCAGGTAGTTTACGACTACTTGATGCATAACTTCGGGTTTTACCTCAACTCCAAACACGCTATCGGAAAGCTCCACTTCCCCTATTTGCTGCCCCTGCATGTTGTACAAAGCTACTTTTGGCATTGGGCTCCTCCTTTCTTTTTGGGGTTAGCTCTTTACTGTGCTCTTAATGTAAAGCAGTGATTTCTTCGTACCGGGCACTGAACCCTTTATTAAGAGCAGATTTCTCTCCGGGTCCACTTTTACTATCTCAAGGTTTTGGACAGTTACCTTTTCATGTCCAAGGTGACCCGGCATTCTCTTGCCTTTAAAGACCCTTTCCGGGTCAGTGGCACCGCCAGAACCAGGTCGTCTGTGGTACATTGAACCGTGCGACATGGGACCACGGTTGAAATTCCACCTTTTTACACCGCCCGCAAAGCCTTTTCCAATCGAAATACCCGTGACATCCACTCTATCACCCGGTTCAAAAATATCCACCTTTATCTCATCACCGATGTTGTACTTATCAATGTCGTCTAATTTCAACTCTCTGATGTATTTTTTAGGCTTTAACTGGTACTTTTTAAATTGACCCAGCACCGGCTTTGTTAGTCTTGTTTCTTTTACATCTTTAAAGCCCACTTTCAGGGCGCTGTATCCATCGTTTTCCGGAGTCTTTTTCTGTATTACTACG is part of the Caldanaerovirga acetigignens genome and encodes:
- the rplW gene encoding 50S ribosomal protein L23, with translation MSKDPHDIIIRPWITEKSMAMKELRKYTFVVHPDANKTEIKNAVEAIFGVKVEKVNTMNVRGKKKRMGIHEGKRPDWKKAIVTLKKDSKPIEFFESL
- the rplD gene encoding 50S ribosomal protein L4, with amino-acid sequence MPKVALYNMQGQQIGEVELSDSVFGVEVKPEVMHQVVVNYLANQRVGTASTKTRGEVRGGGRKPWRQKGTGRARHGSIRSPLWRKGGIVFGPKPRSYKYTLPKKLKRLALKSALSAKVRDNEIIVVDQLTMDIPKTKEMVKVLANLNATTKSLIVLATPDINVVKSARNIPGVTTTTANTLNVYDILNHEKVIMTMDAVKRVEEVYA
- the rplC gene encoding 50S ribosomal protein L3; translation: MAKKAILGIKLGMTQIFNEAGEAVPVTVVEAGPCVVIQKKTPENDGYSALKVGFKDVKETRLTKPVLGQFKKYQLKPKKYIRELKLDDIDKYNIGDEIKVDIFEPGDRVDVTGISIGKGFAGGVKRWNFNRGPMSHGSMYHRRPGSGGATDPERVFKGKRMPGHLGHEKVTVQNLEIVKVDPERNLLLIKGSVPGTKKSLLYIKSTVKS